The following proteins are co-located in the Paludibaculum fermentans genome:
- a CDS encoding terminase large subunit domain-containing protein, translating into MKIRREIQYEPLPSQLRFHDSAARFKGFSGPIGSGKSQALCNEAIKLAYLNPGRAGLIGAPTYPMLRDATQTSLFEVLRDNGLPFDFNKAENQLTLKDTGSKIIFRPLDDFERLRGTNLAWFGVDELTYSPEQAWIRLEGRLRDPLARRLCGFAVWTPKGFDWVYERFIQNPVDGYECVQAEPNENRHLLKQVPDFYDRLKRSYDEAFFAQEVLGQYVSPKDGLVYHAFDRKVNVGAAEWDPELPVLWALDFNVNPMSSIVAQQQAERLVVLDEIVLPRASTRDACLEFVRRYPEWPAGLEIFADACASHLQTAGTTDREILQGFFEDYGGSAPVFRIPKRNPPVRDRVGLVNAKLRSANGETGLVVDARCKELMLDFERVRWLEGTGEIDKARDLKRTHLSDAVGYLLWQDSQPEHGVGERNRRLFW; encoded by the coding sequence ATGAAGATCCGCCGCGAAATCCAATACGAGCCTCTGCCGTCGCAGTTGCGTTTTCACGACTCGGCGGCGCGATTTAAAGGATTTTCAGGCCCGATTGGGTCAGGAAAGAGCCAGGCGCTGTGCAATGAAGCGATCAAACTGGCGTATCTGAATCCGGGGCGGGCGGGGCTGATTGGGGCTCCGACGTACCCGATGCTGCGGGACGCGACGCAAACGTCGCTGTTCGAAGTCTTGAGGGACAACGGGTTGCCGTTCGATTTCAACAAGGCGGAGAACCAGCTGACGCTGAAGGACACGGGTTCGAAGATCATTTTCCGCCCGCTCGATGATTTCGAGCGGCTGCGGGGGACGAATCTTGCCTGGTTCGGGGTGGACGAGTTGACCTACTCGCCCGAGCAGGCTTGGATCCGGCTGGAAGGGCGCCTGCGAGATCCGCTGGCAAGGAGGCTGTGCGGATTCGCGGTATGGACCCCGAAGGGGTTCGATTGGGTGTACGAACGATTCATTCAGAACCCGGTAGACGGGTATGAGTGTGTGCAAGCGGAGCCAAATGAGAACCGGCACCTGTTGAAGCAGGTGCCGGATTTTTATGACCGGCTCAAGCGGAGCTACGACGAAGCCTTCTTCGCGCAGGAGGTGCTGGGGCAGTATGTGAGCCCCAAGGACGGCCTGGTGTACCACGCGTTCGACCGCAAGGTGAACGTGGGGGCGGCGGAGTGGGATCCGGAGCTGCCGGTGCTGTGGGCGTTGGACTTCAACGTGAATCCGATGAGTTCGATTGTGGCGCAGCAGCAGGCGGAGCGGCTGGTGGTGCTGGACGAGATCGTGCTGCCGCGGGCCAGTACGCGGGATGCGTGCCTGGAGTTTGTCAGGCGGTATCCGGAGTGGCCGGCGGGGCTGGAGATCTTTGCGGACGCCTGTGCGTCGCACCTGCAGACAGCGGGGACGACGGACCGGGAGATTCTGCAGGGATTCTTCGAGGACTACGGGGGTTCCGCACCGGTGTTTCGAATTCCGAAGAGGAATCCGCCGGTGCGGGACCGGGTGGGTTTGGTGAACGCGAAGCTGCGATCGGCGAACGGAGAGACGGGGCTGGTGGTGGATGCGCGGTGCAAGGAGCTGATGCTCGATTTCGAGCGGGTGCGGTGGCTGGAGGGGACGGGCGAGATCGACAAGGCTCGCGACCTGAAGCGGACGCACCTGAGCGATGCGGTGGGCTACCTGCTGTGGCAGGACAGCCAGCCGGAACACGGTGTCGGGGAGAGAAACAGACGGCTGTTTTGGTAA
- a CDS encoding putative quinol monooxygenase: MFIVHVHVHVKAECVDAFHQASLENARNSVQEPGIARFDVLRQLDDPTRFVLVEVYRDTAAAAAHKETAHYATWRDAVADMMAEPRSSVKYANCFPGDDGYAL, encoded by the coding sequence ATGTTCATCGTTCATGTGCATGTCCACGTCAAGGCCGAGTGCGTTGACGCCTTCCACCAGGCCAGTCTCGAGAATGCGAGGAACAGCGTCCAGGAGCCGGGCATCGCGCGATTCGATGTCCTGCGGCAACTGGATGACCCGACGCGTTTCGTGCTGGTCGAGGTCTATCGCGACACCGCGGCCGCGGCCGCTCACAAGGAAACGGCCCATTACGCCACCTGGCGGGATGCCGTTGCCGACATGATGGCCGAACCGAGATCCAGTGTGAAGTACGCCAACTGCTTCCCTGGCGATGACGGCTATGCGCTTTGA
- a CDS encoding DUF362 domain-containing protein produces the protein MTRRELLAVLGTAAAGTLQAAPPTAPVALARCRSYDEDLVSTMGTMFDQLGGLERLVKGKTVTIKLNLTGSPGLRFQGRPLGVTHYTHPKTAGAMTHLLGRAGAKRIRFVESAWASSGPLEEYLLESGWNVRTLKSAAQNVVFENTNALGSARKYARFKVPGGGLIFPSYDLNMAYEETDVMVSMAKLKNHETCGVTLAMKNMFGITPASIYGDDAGKDEPNEKPGNGRVSVCHEGKRQPATAAAGELDVKSSRVPGHRMPRIVAELNAARPIDIAFIDGIETVSGGEGPWIRGLKVVNPGLLILGTNAVTTDTVGTAAMGYDPRSPKGTGPFKNCDNMLLLAEGLGLGTADLKQIEIRGLKLSEATYQFG, from the coding sequence ATGACCCGACGTGAACTGCTCGCCGTTCTGGGCACGGCCGCCGCAGGCACTTTGCAGGCCGCCCCTCCCACTGCTCCGGTTGCGCTGGCGCGCTGCCGTAGTTACGACGAAGACCTGGTCTCCACCATGGGGACGATGTTCGACCAGTTGGGCGGACTGGAACGGCTGGTGAAGGGCAAGACCGTCACCATCAAGCTGAACCTGACCGGGAGCCCGGGCCTGCGGTTCCAGGGCCGGCCGTTGGGCGTCACGCACTACACTCACCCCAAGACCGCGGGCGCGATGACGCATCTGCTGGGACGGGCCGGGGCGAAGCGGATCCGGTTTGTGGAGAGCGCCTGGGCGTCGTCGGGGCCGTTGGAAGAGTACCTGCTGGAGTCGGGCTGGAATGTGCGGACGCTGAAGTCGGCCGCGCAGAATGTGGTTTTCGAGAACACGAATGCCCTGGGGTCGGCCAGGAAGTATGCGCGGTTCAAGGTGCCGGGCGGGGGGCTGATCTTCCCCAGTTATGACCTGAACATGGCCTATGAAGAGACCGACGTCATGGTCTCGATGGCCAAGCTGAAGAACCACGAGACGTGCGGCGTGACGCTGGCGATGAAGAACATGTTCGGCATCACTCCGGCGTCGATCTATGGCGATGACGCGGGCAAGGACGAGCCCAACGAGAAGCCGGGCAATGGCCGGGTGAGCGTGTGTCACGAGGGTAAGCGGCAGCCGGCGACGGCGGCGGCAGGCGAACTGGATGTGAAGTCGAGCCGGGTTCCGGGTCATCGCATGCCCAGGATTGTGGCGGAGCTGAATGCGGCGCGGCCGATCGACATCGCGTTTATCGACGGGATCGAGACGGTAAGCGGCGGCGAAGGACCGTGGATCCGCGGGTTGAAGGTCGTGAACCCGGGGCTGCTGATTCTGGGGACGAACGCCGTGACGACGGACACGGTGGGGACGGCGGCGATGGGGTACGATCCACGGTCGCCGAAGGGCACGGGTCCGTTCAAGAACTGCGACAACATGCTGCTGCTGGCCGAAGGGCTGGGTTTGGGGACGGCGGACCTGAAGCAGATCGAAATTCGGGGCCTGAAGCTGTCCGAAGCGACCTACCAGTTCGGGTAA
- a CDS encoding glycoside hydrolase family 28 protein — protein MSVTRRRFSAALAALPLFSADAKGWALRDQILARIKAPVFPKKDFVITKYGNSVSQAVEACAQAGGGRVVVPAGEWLTGPVHLKSNVNLYVAKGATLKFDTDPKKYLPLVLTRWEGLECMNYSPLIYARGQKNVAVTGEGTLDGQADAQHWWMWKGTRGNGGGPNQNRARLALAEMAERDVPAKDRVFGEGSNLRPNFIHPFECQNVLIEGVTIIGSPMWEIHPLHCRNVIVRGVKINSHGPNNDGCDPESCSDVLIENCQFDTGDDCIAIKSGRNRDGRRINVPSENIIVRNCDMKDGHGGVTIGSEISGGCRNVFIEDCRMDSPHLDRVLRLKTNSVRGGFIEDIYLRNVTVGQVAGGAIDVDLTYEEGDKGQFPPVIRGIHVEKLTVKKMRSVLYLRGYANAPIKDLTVKDSVFESAAKPDTLEHVEGLKLTNVQVNGKALQ, from the coding sequence ATGTCTGTAACCCGCCGCCGCTTTTCCGCCGCGCTGGCTGCGCTGCCGCTGTTTTCCGCTGATGCCAAGGGCTGGGCGCTGCGCGACCAGATCCTGGCCAGGATCAAGGCTCCGGTGTTTCCAAAAAAGGACTTTGTCATCACGAAGTATGGGAACTCGGTCAGCCAGGCGGTCGAGGCCTGCGCCCAGGCTGGGGGTGGACGGGTAGTGGTGCCGGCAGGGGAATGGCTGACCGGGCCGGTGCACCTGAAGAGCAACGTGAACCTGTACGTGGCCAAGGGCGCGACATTGAAGTTCGACACGGATCCGAAGAAGTACCTGCCCCTGGTCTTGACGCGCTGGGAGGGGCTGGAGTGCATGAACTACTCGCCCCTCATCTACGCTCGCGGCCAGAAGAACGTCGCCGTGACAGGGGAAGGCACGCTGGACGGGCAGGCCGACGCCCAGCACTGGTGGATGTGGAAGGGCACGCGGGGCAACGGCGGTGGTCCCAACCAGAACAGGGCCAGGCTGGCCCTGGCCGAGATGGCGGAGCGGGACGTGCCCGCCAAGGACCGGGTCTTTGGCGAGGGTTCGAATCTTCGCCCGAACTTCATCCATCCGTTCGAGTGCCAGAACGTCCTGATCGAGGGCGTGACCATCATCGGGTCGCCGATGTGGGAGATCCACCCGCTGCACTGCAGGAACGTGATCGTCCGCGGGGTGAAGATCAACAGCCATGGTCCGAACAACGACGGCTGCGATCCAGAGAGCTGCTCGGACGTGTTGATCGAGAACTGCCAGTTCGACACGGGCGACGACTGTATCGCGATCAAGTCGGGCCGCAACCGGGATGGGCGGCGGATCAACGTGCCCAGCGAGAACATCATCGTGCGGAATTGCGACATGAAGGACGGCCACGGCGGAGTGACGATCGGCAGCGAGATCTCGGGCGGGTGCCGGAATGTCTTCATCGAGGACTGCCGCATGGATAGTCCCCATCTGGACCGGGTCCTGCGGTTGAAGACGAACTCCGTGCGCGGCGGCTTCATCGAAGACATCTACCTGCGGAATGTCACTGTGGGCCAGGTGGCGGGGGGTGCCATCGACGTCGACCTGACGTACGAAGAGGGCGACAAGGGCCAGTTCCCACCGGTGATCCGGGGGATTCACGTCGAGAAGCTGACGGTGAAGAAAATGCGGTCGGTGCTGTACCTGCGGGGGTACGCCAATGCCCCGATCAAGGACCTGACGGTGAAGGATTCCGTCTTCGAGAGCGCGGCGAAGCCGGACACGCTGGAGCATGTCGAGGGCCTGAAGCTGACCAACGTCCAGGTGAACGGCAAAGCTTTACAATAG
- a CDS encoding iron-containing alcohol dehydrogenase: protein MRFDIATPRRIVFGAGALREVAPAAKAMGARALLVSGRTPRHAARLVVELHAVGVGAAHFPIDGEPTLEVVSAGVAAAKRDRCNFVIACGGGSSIDAGKAIAALMANPGELLDYLEVVGKGKALPNPSAPFIAVPTTAGTGSEVTRNAVLASPAHRVKASLRSPHMLPTLAVVDPELTLDLPAGVTASTGLDALTQLLEPLTSIRANPMTDAWARDGLRQATALRRAHDNGKDLEARTSMAYASVLGGLCLANSGLGAVHGFAAPIGGMFLAPHGAVCAALLPHCTATNLAALRARQADSPALARYDEAARILIGDQAKADDLVPWLLALTKDLRIPGLGSYGLSAAEVDDVCDKAAKASSMKANPIVLTPDELRATLAAAL, encoded by the coding sequence ATGCGCTTTGACATTGCCACGCCCCGCCGCATCGTCTTCGGTGCGGGGGCACTGCGCGAGGTAGCGCCGGCCGCGAAAGCGATGGGTGCGCGTGCGCTGCTCGTCAGCGGCCGCACCCCGCGCCATGCGGCCCGGTTGGTGGTGGAACTGCACGCGGTGGGCGTTGGCGCCGCGCATTTCCCGATTGATGGGGAACCGACGCTGGAGGTTGTCTCGGCGGGGGTCGCTGCAGCAAAACGGGATCGATGCAATTTCGTGATCGCCTGCGGCGGGGGCAGTTCCATTGACGCGGGCAAAGCCATTGCCGCACTGATGGCCAATCCTGGCGAACTCCTTGACTACCTGGAGGTCGTTGGCAAGGGCAAGGCCCTGCCCAATCCCTCGGCTCCGTTTATCGCTGTCCCCACGACAGCGGGGACGGGCAGCGAAGTGACTCGGAATGCCGTGCTGGCGTCGCCGGCTCATCGTGTGAAGGCGAGCCTGCGCAGTCCGCATATGCTGCCCACCTTGGCTGTGGTCGATCCCGAGTTGACGCTGGACTTGCCTGCCGGCGTCACGGCGAGCACCGGCCTGGACGCTTTGACGCAGTTGCTGGAACCGTTGACGTCGATCCGGGCGAATCCGATGACCGACGCCTGGGCTCGGGATGGACTGCGCCAGGCTACTGCACTCAGACGGGCCCACGACAATGGCAAGGACCTGGAGGCCCGTACGTCCATGGCCTATGCCAGTGTCCTGGGCGGGCTGTGCCTGGCCAATTCCGGGCTGGGCGCGGTGCATGGCTTCGCGGCTCCGATTGGGGGGATGTTCCTTGCCCCGCATGGCGCTGTCTGCGCCGCGCTGCTGCCGCATTGCACTGCGACGAATCTGGCCGCCCTGCGTGCAAGGCAAGCCGATAGTCCTGCCCTGGCTCGCTATGACGAGGCTGCGCGGATCCTGATTGGCGACCAAGCCAAGGCCGACGACCTCGTGCCGTGGCTGTTGGCGTTGACCAAGGACTTGCGGATTCCCGGGCTGGGCTCGTATGGCCTGTCAGCGGCTGAGGTCGATGATGTCTGCGACAAGGCGGCCAAGGCGAGCAGCATGAAGGCGAACCCGATTGTGCTGACGCCCGATGAATTGCGGGCCACGCTCGCCGCGGCGCTTTGA
- a CDS encoding phage tail protein: MGTIHSRKRQEVLDTPLLVFDCTLAEGRVERWATHRVTVGGEEYAPRLLRHGGFDLRLAGDDAIDAGSRFWLELSNVDGVVSQIDRSVGWKGARLKVRFGFFDIEAGAPVSELTGVFLGSANPVDELTETAARLSFTNRLSLQRLAVPTLRIQARCPWRFPSSEEERTEAAGGEGYSPFFHCGYSAGVEGGVGNLENGAAFTGCNRTRGDCAARGMFSKDAAGNATARFGGFAFIPPSIAVRPHGEQTKVADAVDGRARANDAVPVMYGTGWLAAPVIFARSDGNLTHAEVLVGSGPLEGVLKVVANGVELPLGQAGQDMTGTGWYNVLSLGERNGGFNLSFADAQGQALGDPHGGMACLEVVLPNSLLKTGALPKVDVLVNGLKLRRYDAEGAALDVVFTKNPAWVLLDLLRRSGWTKSELNLKSFAATAAYCDEFVTARTPEGAEVQVPRFETNLLLTQRRSLNDVIGGLRMASALMITVDEGGQVQVSPETTMARQQGVQSEVTNSVAPLAGGWPAYEFGDGLNGFSGIARDGRGRSTFRITRKGQSESPNRLSVEFQDEFNQYQQDSLSLVDFEDAAASGCEVAAPFGAMGLPHFDQAARVMRLQISKNIQGNHYVEFETSVQAIGLRPGDLIALSHAKEGLDRAVYRVLRLTPSVNFERVRIAAQRHEDEWYALAGGDPQDAQGRGNEPQGGLGTPRPLCGTVVRADGGQDFGVMESEEGVGAFVELTAKFSPPRRPALTGLAAPVVGLAAALHAGGGTLASGATYYYAVSAVNEHGDESGLSFVVRATVPAGAATYSVELTGLRFAAGSERMRVYRGTKPGVLDLIAEEAAANGSFVDTGLAAQASAAPDGNYDHARFQWRFELGPEVAATTYGARVIGHDGLGLEGDLWAGCVVRITRGRGAGQERTIAGHTAEVLTLTEDWVVVPDGTSFFTIVESGWKPIGITQTDSIDFLVPNLAGQWVQVTGVAVNALGVESALREAIVTRFEVGGSAEGGDPDVPGLATFGLSADGRGEFEVGGIGFESLENTHGIQAGTLRVHYWDELASPSLLALAGDVAEDAVTVSFNRPADVEVGTLLQVGDELMRVLTVAGDRMSCEVERGCFESGVAGRMAGESVYPLTQRAVVLPFPIGFFGSAIAAGYSQRVALPNTRIAAAELYFTNSRGDGPAAGLSFAGLIAGGLRTMSGGQYTMQYEGVPAVMTSVAPPLVVDGRTAVRDVTARMGIAPIGEPVVARVLVNGSIYCELTVAAGSRRSNVVDGWGRAPLGEGDELRVDVVSVGRNGGSDPGRDLTVTVRV, translated from the coding sequence ATGGGGACGATTCATAGCAGGAAGAGGCAGGAGGTGCTGGACACTCCGCTGCTGGTGTTCGATTGCACGCTGGCCGAAGGGCGCGTGGAGCGGTGGGCGACGCACCGGGTGACGGTGGGGGGCGAGGAGTATGCCCCGCGGCTGCTGCGGCATGGTGGATTCGATCTGCGGCTGGCGGGGGACGACGCGATTGACGCGGGGTCGCGGTTCTGGCTGGAGCTGTCGAATGTGGACGGCGTGGTGTCGCAGATCGACCGGAGTGTTGGCTGGAAGGGCGCACGGCTGAAGGTGCGGTTCGGGTTCTTCGACATTGAAGCGGGTGCGCCGGTGTCGGAGTTGACGGGTGTGTTTCTGGGTAGCGCCAATCCGGTGGACGAGCTGACCGAGACGGCGGCGCGGCTGAGCTTTACGAACCGGCTGAGCCTGCAGCGGCTGGCGGTGCCGACGCTGCGGATTCAGGCGCGCTGCCCGTGGCGGTTTCCCTCCAGTGAAGAGGAGCGGACGGAGGCGGCGGGTGGCGAGGGCTACTCGCCGTTCTTCCATTGCGGGTACTCGGCTGGGGTCGAGGGTGGTGTTGGGAATCTGGAGAATGGCGCGGCGTTCACGGGGTGCAACCGGACGCGGGGGGATTGCGCGGCTCGGGGGATGTTCTCGAAAGATGCGGCGGGCAACGCTACGGCGCGGTTTGGCGGGTTTGCGTTTATCCCTCCGAGTATTGCGGTGCGGCCGCATGGAGAGCAGACGAAGGTCGCCGATGCGGTGGACGGGCGGGCTCGGGCGAACGACGCGGTGCCGGTTATGTATGGGACGGGGTGGCTGGCGGCTCCGGTGATCTTCGCGCGGAGTGATGGGAATCTGACACACGCCGAGGTGCTGGTGGGGTCGGGTCCGTTGGAGGGTGTCCTGAAGGTGGTGGCGAATGGAGTCGAGCTGCCGTTGGGCCAGGCGGGCCAGGACATGACGGGGACGGGCTGGTACAACGTATTGAGCCTGGGCGAGCGGAATGGCGGCTTCAACCTGAGCTTCGCGGATGCGCAGGGTCAGGCGTTGGGCGATCCGCATGGGGGTATGGCGTGTCTCGAAGTAGTGTTGCCGAACTCACTGTTGAAGACGGGGGCACTGCCCAAGGTGGATGTACTGGTGAATGGGCTGAAGCTGCGGCGGTATGACGCCGAGGGCGCGGCGCTGGATGTGGTGTTCACGAAGAATCCGGCGTGGGTGCTGCTGGATCTGCTGCGGCGCAGCGGGTGGACGAAGAGCGAACTGAACCTGAAGAGCTTCGCGGCGACGGCGGCGTATTGCGATGAGTTTGTGACGGCGCGGACTCCGGAAGGAGCGGAGGTGCAGGTGCCGCGGTTTGAGACGAATCTGTTGCTGACGCAGCGGCGGAGTCTGAACGATGTCATTGGCGGGCTGCGGATGGCGTCGGCGCTGATGATCACGGTGGACGAAGGCGGGCAGGTGCAGGTGTCGCCGGAGACGACCATGGCGCGGCAGCAGGGGGTCCAGAGCGAGGTGACGAATTCGGTTGCGCCGCTGGCGGGCGGGTGGCCGGCTTACGAGTTTGGCGATGGGCTGAACGGGTTCTCGGGCATTGCCCGGGATGGGCGGGGCCGGTCGACGTTCCGGATCACGCGGAAGGGGCAGAGCGAGAGCCCGAACCGGCTGAGTGTCGAGTTCCAGGATGAGTTCAATCAGTATCAGCAGGACAGCCTGTCGCTGGTGGACTTTGAAGATGCGGCGGCGTCGGGGTGCGAAGTGGCGGCTCCGTTTGGGGCGATGGGGCTGCCGCACTTCGACCAGGCGGCTCGGGTGATGCGGCTGCAGATCTCGAAGAACATCCAGGGGAATCATTATGTGGAGTTCGAGACGAGTGTGCAGGCGATTGGGCTGCGGCCGGGCGACCTGATTGCGCTGTCGCATGCGAAGGAGGGACTGGATCGGGCAGTGTACCGGGTGCTGCGGCTGACGCCCTCGGTGAACTTCGAGCGGGTGAGGATTGCGGCGCAGCGGCACGAGGATGAATGGTATGCGCTGGCGGGCGGAGATCCACAGGATGCGCAGGGTCGAGGGAACGAGCCGCAGGGTGGCTTGGGGACGCCACGGCCGTTGTGCGGGACGGTGGTGCGGGCGGATGGCGGGCAGGACTTCGGCGTGATGGAGAGCGAAGAGGGAGTGGGCGCCTTCGTGGAGTTGACGGCGAAGTTCAGCCCGCCGCGGCGGCCAGCGTTGACGGGGCTAGCGGCTCCGGTGGTGGGGTTGGCGGCCGCGCTACACGCGGGCGGCGGGACCCTGGCCTCGGGTGCAACGTACTACTACGCGGTGAGCGCGGTGAACGAACACGGGGATGAATCGGGGTTGTCGTTTGTGGTGCGGGCTACCGTGCCGGCGGGCGCTGCGACGTACTCGGTGGAGTTGACGGGGTTGCGGTTTGCCGCGGGGAGTGAGCGGATGCGAGTGTACCGGGGGACGAAGCCGGGGGTCCTGGATTTGATCGCGGAGGAGGCGGCGGCGAACGGGTCGTTTGTGGATACGGGACTGGCGGCGCAGGCTAGCGCGGCTCCGGATGGGAACTATGACCATGCGCGGTTCCAGTGGCGGTTTGAGCTGGGTCCGGAGGTGGCGGCGACGACTTACGGGGCTCGGGTGATCGGGCATGACGGGTTGGGGTTGGAAGGGGACCTATGGGCGGGTTGTGTTGTGCGGATTACTCGGGGGCGTGGGGCTGGGCAGGAGCGGACGATCGCCGGGCATACCGCTGAGGTGCTGACGCTGACCGAGGATTGGGTGGTGGTTCCCGACGGGACCAGTTTCTTCACGATTGTGGAATCAGGGTGGAAGCCGATCGGGATTACGCAGACGGACTCGATCGATTTCCTGGTTCCGAACCTGGCAGGACAGTGGGTGCAGGTGACGGGGGTCGCCGTCAATGCGTTGGGTGTGGAGAGCGCCTTGCGCGAGGCGATTGTCACGCGGTTTGAGGTGGGCGGCTCGGCGGAAGGTGGGGATCCGGATGTGCCGGGACTGGCCACGTTTGGGTTGTCGGCGGATGGTCGCGGCGAGTTTGAGGTGGGGGGGATCGGGTTTGAGAGCCTGGAGAATACGCACGGCATCCAGGCTGGGACTTTGCGGGTTCACTATTGGGATGAACTGGCGAGCCCGAGTCTGCTGGCCCTGGCCGGGGATGTGGCGGAGGACGCGGTGACGGTGTCGTTCAACAGGCCGGCGGATGTGGAGGTGGGCACACTGCTGCAGGTGGGCGATGAGTTGATGCGGGTGTTGACTGTGGCCGGGGACCGGATGTCCTGTGAAGTGGAACGGGGGTGCTTCGAGTCTGGCGTGGCCGGTCGAATGGCAGGGGAGAGTGTCTATCCGCTGACGCAGAGGGCCGTGGTGCTGCCCTTCCCCATTGGGTTCTTCGGGAGTGCGATTGCGGCCGGGTACTCGCAACGGGTGGCCTTGCCGAACACGCGGATCGCGGCGGCGGAGTTGTATTTCACGAACTCGCGCGGGGACGGGCCGGCAGCGGGGCTGTCGTTCGCGGGTTTGATCGCGGGTGGACTGCGGACGATGTCGGGCGGGCAGTACACGATGCAGTATGAGGGGGTTCCGGCGGTGATGACCTCGGTGGCGCCTCCGCTGGTGGTGGATGGGCGGACGGCCGTGCGGGATGTCACCGCGAGAATGGGCATCGCTCCGATCGGGGAGCCGGTGGTGGCTCGCGTGCTGGTGAATGGCTCGATCTATTGCGAGTTGACGGTGGCGGCCGGGAGCCGGAGATCGAACGTGGTGGACGGGTGGGGCCGGGCTCCGCTGGGTGAGGGGGATGAGTTGAGAGTGGATGTTGTTTCGGTGGGTCGGAATGGAGGGAGTGATCCGGGACGGGATTTGACCGTGACGGTACGGGTGTGA
- a CDS encoding P22 phage major capsid protein family protein has protein sequence MSAITSANLANAIVKLVAVDALPALSGQLVMGNLVNRDFEPTLAQAGDTVNVPIPPTMVANNIAEGGSVQSQNPDVANAQIVLNTHAEATFQIPDVTKVIAVPDLLRLYMQPAMIALAEKVESDLLNLYSQFTANTPLGTGGTALLESVVDSAETALFNAKVPASEQKYLVVDGNAYSQLRQISRFSEYATSGDAGLRALIDGSIGRIKDFYVFRSQFVKKTGTGPTTTNNIAFAKNALGLAIRRLPKPLPGTGAIAEYAELGNLGMRITMSYQPNTLAQQFTVDMLYGVGVLRNAHGVQVRS, from the coding sequence ATGTCAGCTATTACTTCAGCCAATCTGGCGAATGCGATTGTGAAGCTTGTGGCGGTGGACGCCCTGCCGGCCCTGTCGGGCCAACTGGTGATGGGCAATCTGGTGAACCGGGACTTCGAACCGACGCTGGCGCAGGCCGGCGACACGGTGAACGTGCCGATTCCGCCGACGATGGTGGCGAACAACATCGCCGAAGGCGGCTCGGTGCAGAGCCAGAATCCGGATGTGGCGAATGCGCAGATCGTGCTCAATACGCACGCCGAGGCGACGTTCCAGATTCCGGATGTGACGAAGGTGATCGCGGTGCCGGATCTGCTCCGGTTGTACATGCAGCCGGCGATGATCGCACTGGCCGAGAAGGTGGAGAGCGACCTGCTGAACCTGTACAGCCAGTTCACGGCGAACACTCCGCTGGGTACGGGTGGGACGGCGCTGCTGGAGTCGGTGGTGGATTCGGCCGAGACGGCCTTGTTCAATGCGAAGGTTCCGGCGAGCGAGCAGAAGTACCTGGTGGTGGACGGCAATGCGTATTCGCAACTGCGGCAGATTTCGCGGTTCAGCGAGTATGCGACGTCGGGCGATGCCGGGCTGCGCGCTTTGATCGACGGCAGCATCGGGCGGATCAAGGACTTCTATGTGTTCCGCTCGCAGTTCGTGAAGAAGACGGGGACGGGTCCGACGACGACCAATAACATCGCGTTCGCGAAGAATGCGCTGGGCCTGGCGATTCGCCGGCTGCCGAAGCCGCTGCCGGGTACGGGGGCGATTGCTGAGTATGCCGAGTTGGGCAACCTGGGCATGCGCATCACGATGAGCTACCAGCCGAATACTTTGGCGCAGCAGTTCACGGTGGACATGCTGTACGGGGTGGGTGTTCTGAGGAACGCTCATGGCGTGCAGGTGAGGAGCTAG
- a CDS encoding energy transducer TonB, with translation MLPPLAVTARPVQVAELHSRDPLRGPSQLLSIALHVGVVALLFTVGSSRQMQQAVKSFVPVVAPYWPPDLMPRTPQHDTLAGGGGGAGSTLPASVGRLARAAPRQFVPPSAEHNNPAPRLLMEATILAAPDAELPKIVLPNFGDPFSKATIPSDGRGRYGGIGDGDHNGVGPSHGPGYGPGPDPFGGTVARVGTGGVSAPVPIFRVEPEYSEEARKAKFQGAVRLAIIVDEVGRTVDVKVVRPLGMGLDEKAMEAVRKWRFRPGLKNGRPIPVEAQIVVTFQLL, from the coding sequence ATGCTACCTCCGCTGGCCGTCACCGCGCGGCCTGTGCAGGTGGCCGAACTCCACTCGCGCGATCCTCTGCGCGGCCCCTCGCAACTGCTCTCCATCGCCTTGCACGTCGGCGTCGTCGCGTTGCTCTTCACTGTCGGCAGCAGCCGCCAGATGCAGCAGGCCGTGAAAAGCTTCGTCCCCGTGGTCGCGCCCTACTGGCCTCCGGACCTGATGCCGCGCACACCCCAGCACGACACCCTCGCTGGCGGTGGTGGCGGCGCGGGCTCCACTCTTCCGGCCAGCGTGGGCCGCCTGGCACGAGCCGCACCGCGCCAGTTCGTGCCGCCTTCAGCCGAACACAACAACCCGGCTCCGCGCCTGTTGATGGAAGCCACCATTCTTGCCGCGCCCGACGCCGAGCTGCCTAAGATCGTCCTACCCAACTTCGGCGACCCGTTCAGCAAAGCCACCATCCCCTCCGATGGCCGAGGCAGGTACGGCGGCATCGGCGACGGCGACCACAACGGAGTCGGTCCCTCCCACGGCCCCGGCTACGGCCCGGGGCCCGACCCCTTCGGCGGCACCGTTGCCCGCGTCGGCACAGGCGGAGTCAGTGCGCCCGTGCCAATCTTCCGCGTCGAACCCGAGTACTCGGAAGAGGCGCGCAAAGCCAAGTTCCAGGGCGCCGTGCGTCTGGCGATCATCGTCGACGAAGTGGGCCGCACGGTGGATGTGAAGGTCGTTCGCCCGCTGGGCATGGGTCTCGACGAGAAGGCGATGGAGGCGGTCCGCAAGTGGCGCTTCCGGCCCGGCCTCAAGAACGGCCGCCCCATTCCCGTCGAAGCCCAGATCGTCGTCACTTTCCAGCTTCTGTAG